From the genome of Papaver somniferum cultivar HN1 chromosome 2, ASM357369v1, whole genome shotgun sequence, one region includes:
- the LOC113354248 gene encoding pentatricopeptide repeat-containing protein At3g14330-like, with translation MSTQKSNERVLSMYCNSNAPNLLTRLLHYCFHTKNLKTTKILHSQLVISGLLFTSPNLYNNLILTYAPHLDNNLQTLTNLLNSIKSTNPIPFNSIISNLSQHGFPFFSILTTSFMQAKNVPFDNYTLCSSLTASSSIRTLNIGKQLHTHVVKSGWISNVYVGSSLVDFYVKVSIINDAVNAFDEIPVKNIVCVNALLSGLTDAKMWVQGLDLVQKLYALGLDYDLFTLSAILRVCAGLSAIELGKQVHARLIRKNVDIKYDVFLQSSLIEMYGKCGLVEKAKNVFDLTETARGGERNRDVVVWTSMLSCYGRNGQFKDVIRVYELMVANEVTPDAVVFVAVISACRHTGNVSLGLKYFESMVHDFGLQPDYEHYGCLVDLLCKAGELEKAWKLMSASNSRASISVWGALLSACVDYGNVEMGKLAANKALELDSKNVGIYVLLSNLYANVGMWNEIEELRDLMKEKGLKKDVGCSWVDVIS, from the coding sequence ATGTCCACTCAAAAATCAAACGAACGAGTACTTTCCATGTACTGCAATTCAAACGCGCCAAATTTGCTCACACGGCTTTTGCACTACTGTTTCCACACCAAAAATCTCAAAACTACTAAAATTCTCCATTCTCAGTTAGTCATCTCAGGCTTGCTATTTACTTCCCCAAACCTTTACAACAACCTCATCTTAACCTATGCTCCACACCTAGATAACAacctccaaaccctaacaaatctTCTTAATTCCATTAAGTCCACGAATCCTATACCCTTTAATTCAATTATATCCAATCTCTCTCAGCATGGTTTCCCTTTTTTCTCAATTTTAACAACTTCGTTTATGCAAGCCAAAAATGTTCCTTTTGATAATTACACTCTCTGCAGTTCTTTAACTGCTTCATCTTCAATCAGGACATTAAATATAGGCAAGCAGTTACACACCCATGTCGTGAAGTCGGGTTGGATATCAAATGTGTACGTTGGCAGTTCTCTGGTTGATTTCTACGTGAAAGTGTCCATCATCAATGATGCGGTAAATGCGTTTGATGAAATTCCTGTTAAGAATATTGTGTGTGTTAACGCCCTTCTTTCAGGTTTAACTGATGCTAAAATGTGGGTTCAAGGTCTAGATTTGGTTCAGAAGTTATACGCGTTAGGACTTGATTATGATCTGTTCACACTGTCGGCGATACTACGTGTTTGTGCAGGATTATCTGCAATTGAATTGGGTAAACAAGTGCATGCCCGTTTAATCCGTAAAAATgttgatatcaaatatgatgtGTTTTTACAGAGTTCATTGATTGAGATGTATGGGAAATGTGGCCTTGTAGAGAAAGCTAAGAATGTTTTTGATTTAACGGAAACTGCTAGAGGCGGAGAAAGAAACAGAGATGTTGTTGTTTGGACTTCAATGTTAAGCTGTTATGGTAGAAACGGTCAGTTCAAAGATGTTATCCGAGTGTATGAACTAATGGTAGCAAATGAGGTAACACCAGATGCAGTTGTCTTTGTTGCAGTCATATCAGCTTGTAGACACACTGGAAATGTGAGTCTTGGGTTAAAGTATTTTGAGTCTATGGTTCATGATTTTGGACTACAGCCAGATTATGAACATTATGGTTGTTTAGTTGATTTGCTTTGTAAAGCTGGTGAATTGGAGAAGGCATGGAAATTGATGAGTGCGAGTAACAGTAGGGCTAGTATTTCAGTATGGGGAGCTTTACTTAGTGCTTGTGTTGACTATGGTAATGTTGAAATGGGAAAACTGGCTGCTAACAAGGCACTTGAATTGGATTCAAAGAACGTAGGCATCTATGTTTTGTTGTCAAATTTGTATGCTAATGTTGGTATGTGGAACGAGATTGAGGAATTGAGAGATTTAATGAAGGAAAAAGGTTTGAAGAAAGATGTTGGGTGTAGCTGGGTTGATGTCATTAGTTAG